The DNA sequence CCTTGCGAATATCGCGGATGAAGCAGGCCATATTGCTCCCGTACTCGGCATTGAATTTTTCGTTGATGCGGTCGTTCCAGCCCTGATGCCACTCGAATCCGGACAGCACATAGCGCCCATCGCTCCCCGGCACCAAGTCCTTCACGTGGGCCAGCGCGTTCTTTACCAAATCCACCGTGTCTCGGTAGTACTTGCCCAGCATATCTGGGTTCTCGGCGAGCGCCGCATCGCCTTTTTCGCCCAGTGAGTACGGTAGTTTGCCCGCGCTGGGTGGACGAAAGTCGACCGCCAAGCTTTTGCCGCCCCAAGCACACTTGATCAGCAAAACCGGCTCTTTGAACGTGTCGCCCATGACCTGTCCAAAGCCAAGTTCCGGTCCCATCATGTCCTTTTGCGCGCCATAGCCAACCGTCAGCGGACCACTTCGGTCCAGGTCGGTGATGAAGACGTCGTCGCGACTTCGCCAATTCCCTTTGCCATCGACCAACTCGGAAAACTCCTTCGCCGTGGCCGGATTCTTGGCCAGATACTCCAGCGAACCTTTGCCGTCGTTGCGCTTGGGGTCGGCGGGCACGAAGCCGTGACCCTCCATGTTCGACTGTCCGGCCAGGATAAATACTCGCACCGGACCGGGCTTGCCGTTCGCAAAAGCGACGGTTGCGACGAAGGCCAACAACGAGGACCAGGCGACTTTATTCATTGGCCTATTCTAACCGGATCGCCAGTCCGTTGCCCATCGCTGGGCACGGCATGTTAGACTGGAGCAATTCATGAAATCCTCTGCAATCCTTCTTTCAGGCGCCCTCGCCCTCTTCAGCAGTTCGGCCTTCGCCGACCTCAAGTCCGACTGGCAGAAGATGCTGGACAAGTACGTAAAGCTGAATCTTGCGCGGGACGTGAAGGGCCTAGACGCCTTTATCCTCGATCACTTTGCCTCGGATTTCAAGTTCACCGGCAAGTCGGGCAAATCGCTGAACCGCCAGCAGTGGATCGACCAGACGCACGATGAGATGAAGATGACCGGCCAGGTGACCAAGGTCGTCTTCCATATCGACAGCGTGAAGATGATGGGCAAGGACAAGGCCCTCTGCAAGACCTCGATTGTGTTCGAGGGAACTGTCCAAATGGACCCGAAAGCCAAACCCGCCACGATGAAAGCGACGTCCAAGGCCGATCAGATCATGGTAAAGAAGGCGGGCAAGTGGTGGATTCAGTCGATGACAAACACCGAGGAAGGCATGACGATCAACGGCAAGCCGTTTAAGGGCTAGAGCGCCAGCATTTTTGGCGTATTCCAGAGTGAGTGTCCGGGAAACTCCAAACAAGATGCTCCACTCAGGAAACGCCAAACTGAGACTTTACCGAATCATCTTGCTGTTTGCCTTCGCAGCGAGTGTCGTCGCGTGGTACGCCAAACCCACATCCTTTAGGGATGAGCTGAACAATGCGCATATCCGTCTCAAACCTATTCCCGAAATGAAAGGCACTTACGAAATCTCGGAGGCACAAAGAGCCAAGATCGAAGAAATCCTTGAGAAAATGCATTTTGAAGTGCACAGTTGGACGGGATTCGATGTGGTCACGTATCGCTATCAACGCACCACCCGTATTCTCTACTTTTGGAAGCGGACACAGGAAGTCGATCTATTTTGGCCGCAAAAATACGTCTGCTTTCACCCAGATCCTTACGGAAATTTCCCGTAATCTTTGCTCCTAACCAGCCACTTGAGCGAGCGAGACTATCTTGTTGGACATCAAGGGGCCTGCTTAGTTGCTAGCCATTCTACATATACCGAGAGGCTTCAGGGATGTTCTCCAAAAACCATTTGAATGCAGGCTCAAACTTTGCAGTTTGA is a window from the Armatimonadota bacterium genome containing:
- a CDS encoding sialate O-acetylesterase; translation: MNKVAWSSLLAFVATVAFANGKPGPVRVFILAGQSNMEGHGFVPADPKRNDGKGSLEYLAKNPATAKEFSELVDGKGNWRSRDDVFITDLDRSGPLTVGYGAQKDMMGPELGFGQVMGDTFKEPVLLIKCAWGGKSLAVDFRPPSAGKLPYSLGEKGDAALAENPDMLGKYYRDTVDLVKNALAHVKDLVPGSDGRYVLSGFEWHQGWNDRINEKFNAEYGSNMACFIRDIRKDLGAPKLPFVIAETGMTGPEEKNPRALALMKAQADVADLPEFKGNVAFVPTKAFWRPVEESPTSQGYHWNTNAETYFLIGKAMGQATKKLLGIR